Proteins found in one Pyramidobacter piscolens W5455 genomic segment:
- the rpsO gene encoding 30S ribosomal protein S15 yields MLEKTVKTELIEKYRVHPTDTGSPEVQIAVLTQRIRDLTDHLRVHVHDHHSKKGLLTLVGKRRKLLRYLSGKDFNRYKQLIESLGLRH; encoded by the coding sequence ATGTTGGAGAAGACAGTCAAAACAGAGCTTATCGAGAAGTATCGCGTGCATCCCACCGATACCGGTTCGCCCGAAGTGCAGATCGCCGTTCTCACGCAGAGGATCCGCGACCTCACCGATCACCTGCGCGTGCACGTCCACGACCACCATTCCAAGAAGGGCCTTCTGACCCTTGTCGGAAAGCGCCGCAAGCTTCTGCGCTACCTGAGCGGCAAGGATTTCAACCGCTACAAGCAGCTGATCGAGAGCCTGGGCCTTCGTCATTGA
- a CDS encoding aminotransferase class I/II-fold pyridoxal phosphate-dependent enzyme, with the protein MKKLEAVLTAELEKLKQEGRLKGKEQIIVDVKKGEGAKGPRYFLKGEGAKEFIRMNSNSYLGLSLREDMIAAEEEGTRKYGVGPGAVRFISGTFKAHRDLEHKLAAFHGREDAMIFSAAYVTVGGVLTSLISKETFVVSDELNHNSIINAIKLGLGKSGLRAVYKHNSLDDLKRCLDEAVQSGAKRALVVTDGIFSMRGDYAPLKEIVELVHSYDDRFAEDAFVVVDDSHGVGAFGRTGRGTEEITGARVDVLMGTLGKAYGVNGGYVVGSRALITYLREHAAMYIYSNPITVGEAYAAMKALEILDSEEGRRILAHLRTVTKRFEDGLVKLGYETIPGEHPVTPLVLHDTARTKALVAHLTERGVLATGMTYPVVPKGAEEIRFQINADHTEADIDEVLAVIASFKG; encoded by the coding sequence ATGAAAAAACTTGAAGCGGTACTGACGGCGGAGCTTGAAAAACTGAAACAGGAAGGCCGTCTGAAGGGCAAGGAACAGATCATCGTCGACGTGAAAAAGGGCGAAGGCGCCAAGGGGCCCCGTTATTTCCTGAAAGGGGAGGGCGCCAAGGAATTCATCCGCATGAATTCCAACTCCTATCTGGGTCTGTCGCTGCGCGAGGACATGATCGCCGCGGAGGAGGAGGGCACGCGCAAATACGGCGTCGGCCCCGGCGCGGTCCGCTTCATCAGCGGTACCTTCAAGGCTCACCGCGATCTCGAGCACAAGCTGGCCGCGTTCCACGGCCGCGAGGACGCCATGATCTTCAGCGCCGCCTATGTGACCGTCGGCGGCGTCCTGACCTCGCTGATCAGCAAGGAGACTTTCGTCGTCAGCGACGAGCTGAACCACAACAGCATCATCAACGCCATCAAACTGGGCTTGGGCAAGTCGGGACTGCGCGCCGTCTACAAACACAATTCCCTCGACGACCTCAAGCGCTGCCTGGACGAAGCCGTGCAGAGCGGCGCCAAGCGCGCTCTTGTCGTTACCGACGGCATCTTCAGCATGAGAGGCGACTACGCGCCGCTGAAGGAGATCGTCGAACTGGTGCACAGCTATGACGACCGTTTCGCCGAGGACGCGTTCGTCGTGGTAGACGATTCCCACGGCGTCGGCGCGTTCGGCCGCACGGGGCGCGGCACGGAAGAGATCACCGGCGCCCGCGTGGACGTGCTGATGGGCACGCTCGGCAAGGCGTACGGCGTCAACGGCGGCTATGTCGTCGGCTCGCGCGCGCTGATCACGTACCTGCGCGAGCACGCGGCCATGTACATCTACTCGAACCCCATCACCGTCGGCGAAGCGTACGCGGCCATGAAGGCGCTGGAGATCCTCGACAGCGAGGAAGGGCGCAGGATCCTCGCCCATCTGCGCACCGTGACCAAACGTTTCGAGGACGGCCTGGTCAAGCTCGGTTACGAGACGATCCCCGGCGAGCATCCCGTGACGCCGCTCGTGCTTCACGACACGGCCCGTACCAAGGCTCTCGTGGCGCACCTGACGGAGCGCGGCGTGCTGGCCACCGGCATGACCTATCCCGTGGTCCCCAAGGGCGCCGAGGAAATCCGCTTCCAGATCAACGCGGACCACACCGAAGCCGACATCGACGAAGTGCTGGCGGTGATCGCCTCGTTCAAGGGCTAA